In Cuculus canorus isolate bCucCan1 chromosome 27, bCucCan1.pri, whole genome shotgun sequence, the following proteins share a genomic window:
- the GNA11 gene encoding guanine nucleotide-binding protein subunit alpha-11 isoform X2: protein MRIIHGSGYSEEDKKGFTKLVYQNIFTAMQSMIRAMETLKILYKYEQNKANAVLIREVDVEKVMTFEQPYVSAIKTLWNDPGIQECYDRRREYQLSDSAKYYLSDVDRIATPGYLPTQQDVLRVRVPTTGIIEYPFDLENIIFRMVDVGGQRSERRKWIHCFENVTSIMFLVALSEYDQVLVESDNENRMEESKALFRTIITYPWFQNSSVILFLNKKDLLEDKILYSHLVDYFPEFDGPQRDAQAAREFILKMFVDLNPDSDKIIYSHFTCATDTENIRFVFAAVKDTILQLNLKEYNLV from the exons ATGCGTATAATTCATGGCTCAGGCTACtctgaagaagacaaaaaaggCTTCACCAAGCTGGTGTACCAAAACATCTTCACTGCCATGCAGTCTATGATCAGGGCCATGGAAACCCTGAAGATTCTGTACAAATATGAACAGAACAAG GCCAACGCAGTGCTGATCCGGGAAGTGGATGTAGAAAAGGTCATGACATTTGAGCAGCCATACGTAAGTGCAATTAAAACATTGTGGAACGACCCTGGAATACAAGAGTGTTATGACAGGAGAAGAGAATATCAGCTTTCCGACTCAGCTAAATA CTATCTTAGCGACGTGGATCGTATTGCTACTCCAGGATATCTACCAACTCAGCAAGATGTGCTACGGGTTAGAGTTCCTACAACCGGTATCATAGAGTACCCCTTTGACCTAGAGAACATTATCTTCAG GATGGTGGATGTTGGAGGTCAAAGATCAGAACGAAGGAAGTGGATccattgctttgaaaatgtgacTTCCATCATGTTTCTAGTAGCACTTAGTGAATATGACCAAGTTCTGGTGGAATCTGATAACGAG aacCGAATGGAGGAGAGTAAAGCTCTCTTTCGAACCATTATCACTTATCCCTGGTTCCAAAACTCTTCTGTTATCCTCTTTCTTAACAAGAAAGATCTGTTGGAAGACAAGATCCTATATTCCCACCTCGTTGACTATTTCCCAGAGTTTGACG GCCCACAGAGGGATGCGCAGGCAGCCCGCGAGTTCATTCTCAAGATGTTTGTGGATTTAAATCCAGACAGCGATAAAATCATCTACTCTCACTTCACATGTgccacagacacagaaaacatcCGTTTCGTCTTTGCAGCTGTCAAGGACACCATCCTACAGCTCAACCTGAAGGAGTACAACCTGGTTTGA
- the LOC104064448 gene encoding mast cell protease 1A yields the protein MPQSLLALLFLLSCPWADAGALQGQIVGGHEARPHSHPYMAYLKVEDSGCGGFLVAPDWVMTAAHCLGNSTVILGAHNIVKPETTQQVRGVLRYHPHPEYDPETCSNDIMLLKLTAKATLNDYVKTVPLPKTSSHLPTGTKCVIAGWGLIDKDHFTNKLFETKVSIYSRRKCTSFYPHLDNGMVCAGSFHELRDSSQGDSGGPLVCNKVAQGIVSFGYHNPPGVYTRIANYLHWIRNTMKK from the exons ATGCCCCAGTCTCTGCTGGCCCTGCtgttcctgctctcctgcccgTGGGCTGATGCTG GTGCTCTGCAAGGTCAGATTGTGGGGGGCCATGAGGCTCGGCCCCACTCCCACCCTTACATGGCATACCTGAAGGTAGAGGACTCCGGATGTGGAGGATTCCTGGTGGCCCCTGACTGGGTGATGACAGCCGCACACTGCTTGGG AAATTCCACGGTCATCCTGGGAGCTCACAACATCGTCAAACCAGAAACGACCCAGCAGGTCCGAGGAGTCCTCAGATACCACCCGCACCCTGAATACGACCCGGAGACTTGTTCCAACGACATCATGCTGCTCAAG CTGACAGCAAAGGCCACTCTCAATGACTACGTCAAGACTGTTCCACTGCCCAAGACCAGCAGCCACCTCCCCACGGGCACCAAGTGCGTCATAGCTGGCTGGGGCCTGATCGATAAAGACCACTTCACCAACAAGCTCTTTGAAACCAAAGTCTCCATCTACAGCCGCAGGAAATGCACCAGCTTCTATCCGCATCTTGACAATGGCATGGTCTGTGCCGGCAGCTTCCACGAGCTCAGGGATTCCAGCCAG GGAGATTCCGGTGGGCCCCTGGTGTGTAATAAGGTGGCACAAGGCATCGTTTCCTTTGGGTACCACAACCCACCGGGGGTCTACACCCGCATCGCCAACTACCTGCACTGGATCAGAAATACAATGAAGAAGTAA
- the GNA11 gene encoding guanine nucleotide-binding protein subunit alpha-11 isoform X1, whose product MTLESMMACCLSDEVKESKRINAEIEKQLRRDKRDARRELKLLLLGTGESGKSTFIKQMRIIHGSGYSEEDKKGFTKLVYQNIFTAMQSMIRAMETLKILYKYEQNKANAVLIREVDVEKVMTFEQPYVSAIKTLWNDPGIQECYDRRREYQLSDSAKYYLSDVDRIATPGYLPTQQDVLRVRVPTTGIIEYPFDLENIIFRMVDVGGQRSERRKWIHCFENVTSIMFLVALSEYDQVLVESDNENRMEESKALFRTIITYPWFQNSSVILFLNKKDLLEDKILYSHLVDYFPEFDGPQRDAQAAREFILKMFVDLNPDSDKIIYSHFTCATDTENIRFVFAAVKDTILQLNLKEYNLV is encoded by the exons ATGACTTTGGAGTCCATGATGGCGTGTTGCCTGAGCGACGAGGTGAAGGAGTCGAAACGGATCAACGCCGAGATCGAGAAGCAGCTCAGGAGGGATAAACGCGACGCCCGCCGCGAGCTGAAGCTATTGCTGCTCG GCACGGGGGAGAGCGGAAAAAGCACGTTCATTAAGCAAATGCGTATAATTCATGGCTCAGGCTACtctgaagaagacaaaaaaggCTTCACCAAGCTGGTGTACCAAAACATCTTCACTGCCATGCAGTCTATGATCAGGGCCATGGAAACCCTGAAGATTCTGTACAAATATGAACAGAACAAG GCCAACGCAGTGCTGATCCGGGAAGTGGATGTAGAAAAGGTCATGACATTTGAGCAGCCATACGTAAGTGCAATTAAAACATTGTGGAACGACCCTGGAATACAAGAGTGTTATGACAGGAGAAGAGAATATCAGCTTTCCGACTCAGCTAAATA CTATCTTAGCGACGTGGATCGTATTGCTACTCCAGGATATCTACCAACTCAGCAAGATGTGCTACGGGTTAGAGTTCCTACAACCGGTATCATAGAGTACCCCTTTGACCTAGAGAACATTATCTTCAG GATGGTGGATGTTGGAGGTCAAAGATCAGAACGAAGGAAGTGGATccattgctttgaaaatgtgacTTCCATCATGTTTCTAGTAGCACTTAGTGAATATGACCAAGTTCTGGTGGAATCTGATAACGAG aacCGAATGGAGGAGAGTAAAGCTCTCTTTCGAACCATTATCACTTATCCCTGGTTCCAAAACTCTTCTGTTATCCTCTTTCTTAACAAGAAAGATCTGTTGGAAGACAAGATCCTATATTCCCACCTCGTTGACTATTTCCCAGAGTTTGACG GCCCACAGAGGGATGCGCAGGCAGCCCGCGAGTTCATTCTCAAGATGTTTGTGGATTTAAATCCAGACAGCGATAAAATCATCTACTCTCACTTCACATGTgccacagacacagaaaacatcCGTTTCGTCTTTGCAGCTGTCAAGGACACCATCCTACAGCTCAACCTGAAGGAGTACAACCTGGTTTGA
- the LOC104064355 gene encoding granzyme-like protein 1, giving the protein MSLIFVVSWSLLSGYKTLPGAGRDPICSLTSKGSTKAENAVMKHLQKLLLSFLLVTGPPAKAKHSWNRMEGGGEGKTHSTPYLAYLQGENNCFCGGFLVAPNWVMTAAQCLAYKPLTVILGAHTIQTREESWQTFEVLEYHRHPEFKSPKNGKDILLLKLKGNATSNDYVKTISFEKSKVASSTKCSIAGWGHKTPNGALREATVTIVDSRDCLNLYPGLANNLICGLSKSAGVPEKSDAGGPLVCNNKAYGIFSYRHKNWPGFYTRIAPYLHWVDSVMKSA; this is encoded by the exons ATGAGTCTGATTTTTGTGGTTTCCTGGAGTCTACTCTCAGGCTATAAAACCTTGCCGGGAGCAGGAAGAGACCCCATCTGCAGCCTCACCTCCAAGGGATCCACTAAAGCGGAGAACGCTGTGATGAAGCACCTGCAGAAGCTCCTGCTATCCTTCCTGCTGGTGACAGGTCCCCCGGCCAAAGCCA AGCACTCCTGGAATCGGATGGAAGGAGGAGGTGAAGGCAAGACCCACTCCACACCCTACTTGGCCTATCTGCAAGGAGAGAACAACTGTTTCTGTGGAGGCTTCTTGGTGGCCCCGAACTGGGTGATGACCGCAGCTCAGTGCCTCGC CTACAAACCTCTGACTGTCATCCTCGGAGCCCACACAATCCAGACGAGAGAGGAAAGCTGGCAAACATTTGAAGTCCTAGAGTATCACCGTCACCCAGAATTCAAGAGTCCTAAGAACGGAAAGGACATCCTCTTGCTGAAG CTGAAAGGCAACGCCACCAGCAATGACTACGTTAAGaccatttcctttgaaaagtcAAAAGTCGCGAGTAGTACTAAATGCAGCATCGCCGGCTGGGGCCACAAAACACCCAACGGCGCCTTACGCGAAGCCACCGTCACCATCGTCGACTCAAGGGATTGCCTCAACCTCTACCCTGGACTTGCCAACAATTTGATTTGTGGCCTCAGTAAATCGGCTGGGGTACCTGAAAAG AGCGATGCTGGGGGACCACTCGTCTGCAACAACAAAGCCTACGGCATCTTCTCCTACAGGCATAAGAACTGGCCGGGTTTCTACACCCGCATCGCTCCTTACCTTCACTGGGTGGACAGTGTCATGAAGTCAGCGTGA